In Segnochrobactrum spirostomi, the DNA window CTCTCCAGCACCGGCGCGATCATAGCCGAGGCGTTCCCCATTCACGTCGATCTCGGACACGGCTTCCATCCCTTGGTTGGCGGTTCGCGGCGGTCCGGCCGCAACGGGGCAGGTCCTCCCCATCGGCCTGCGCCTCATCGTATGGCATTAGTAACGTCATACATTATGACAGGTCAAATCCTTACGCTGCGCCCCGGCGCGCCCGCTGAGGCGTCGCCGAACGCATCCCCTTTGAAAATCGAGACGCGGAATCGGGAGAAAGCCCATGGAGATCGATGACCACGGCGGCGGTGTTTACGGGGTCGTTTTCACCCGCACGGCCGACGGCAACCACCTGACCTCGCCGCAGATCGCGGACTTCGCGGCAACGCTCGATCGCGTGCTGGCGAAGCCCGATCTCAAGGCGGTGGTTCTGTCCGGCGAGGGCGCGCATTTCTGCGCCGGGCGCATCGGCGCCAAGGGCCTGACCTCGGCGGCGGACGTGCGGGACGACCTCAACCTCATCCTCGAGGTCAACAGCCGGCTGCGCAGCTCTCCGGTGCCCTTCGTCGCAGCGGTCGAGGGCAAGGCGTTCGGCTTCGGCTGCGGGTTCTCCACCCAGTGCGACGTGACGATCGCCGGAGATGGCGCCGTGTTCGCGCTGCCGGAGATGTCTCACAAGCTGCCGCCGCTGATCGTGCTGTCCTATTTCGGCA includes these proteins:
- a CDS encoding enoyl-CoA hydratase/isomerase family protein, which encodes MEIDDHGGGVYGVVFTRTADGNHLTSPQIADFAATLDRVLAKPDLKAVVLSGEGAHFCAGRIGAKGLTSAADVRDDLNLILEVNSRLRSSPVPFVAAVEGKAFGFGCGFSTQCDVTIAGDGAVFALPEMSHKLPPLIVLSYFGKFVPFKKAFELALTSREFGAAEAKEIGIVTEVVPTGGAFERALAFARTIAELDAESVQLLRAFARRVAGLSDDIEARNGVATMAIALAARASAH